One Streptomyces coeruleorubidus DNA segment encodes these proteins:
- a CDS encoding alpha/beta fold hydrolase, producing the protein MSRLFHVDSGPYAPPAPARELTAVSADGARLHVEIHGPDAAPAVVLAHGWACSTAFWAAQIRDLAADHRVIAYDQRGHGRSPAHPACSTDALADDLEAVLEATLAPGEQAVIAGHSMGGMTVMAASGRTAFREHTAAVLLCSTGSSQLVAASTVVPMRPGRLRTWLTRRILGSRAPLGPVTPLARRILKYGTMGPGSAPHMVEACARVVHACPRRVRYAWSHVLDVLDLDQGVRELDVPTAVVVGTADRLTPPVQARALAAALPHGTGLTELPGIGHMTPVEAPELVTGKIRELVHAHIQVVSGESA; encoded by the coding sequence GTGAGCCGTCTCTTCCACGTCGACTCCGGCCCTTACGCCCCGCCCGCCCCCGCGCGCGAACTGACCGCCGTCTCCGCCGACGGGGCCCGGCTGCACGTCGAGATACACGGGCCCGACGCAGCCCCCGCCGTCGTCCTCGCCCACGGCTGGGCCTGCTCCACCGCCTTCTGGGCGGCGCAGATACGCGACCTGGCCGCCGACCACCGGGTCATCGCCTACGACCAGCGCGGCCACGGACGCAGCCCCGCGCACCCCGCGTGCAGCACCGACGCCCTCGCCGACGACCTGGAAGCCGTACTCGAAGCCACCCTCGCGCCCGGCGAACAGGCCGTGATCGCCGGGCACTCCATGGGCGGCATGACCGTGATGGCGGCCTCCGGGAGAACCGCCTTCCGCGAGCACACCGCCGCCGTCCTGCTGTGCAGCACGGGCAGTTCCCAACTGGTCGCGGCCTCCACCGTCGTACCCATGCGGCCCGGGCGGCTGCGGACCTGGCTGACCCGGCGGATCCTGGGCTCCCGTGCCCCGCTCGGCCCGGTCACGCCCCTGGCCCGCCGGATCCTCAAGTACGGGACGATGGGCCCGGGTTCGGCCCCGCACATGGTCGAGGCCTGCGCCCGCGTCGTGCACGCCTGCCCCCGCAGGGTCCGCTACGCCTGGTCGCACGTGCTGGACGTGCTCGACCTCGACCAGGGCGTGCGGGAGCTGGACGTGCCCACGGCGGTGGTCGTCGGTACGGCGGACCGGCTGACGCCGCCGGTGCAGGCCCGGGCCCTGGCCGCCGCGCTGCCGCACGGCACCGGGCTCACCGAACTGCCCGGCATCGGCCACATGACGCCGGTCGAGGCGCCCGAGTTGGTCACCGGGAAGATACGTGAACTCGTCCACGCACACATCCAGGTCGTATCCGGGGAGAGCGCATGA
- a CDS encoding flavin-containing monooxygenase, translating into MGEREHEREHVRVAVIGSGFGGLGAAVRLRREGVTDFVVLERASGVGGTWRDNSYPGCACDVPSHLYSFSFAPNPDWPRTFSGQEHIRAYLEHVTDAFRLRPHIRFDSEVKRMAWNAERLCWDIETSSGSLSADIVVSATGPLSDPKVPDIPGLDSFPGKVFHSARWDHDYDLRGKRVAMVGTGASAIQIVPAIQPEVSRLTLFQRTPPWVMPRVDRAISDAERWLHRQLPFTSQLRRGLLWGIRELQVQAFTKRPNELGFVEQLARRNMARAVKDPALRAKLTPDYRIGCKRILLSSEYYPALARPNVDVVASGLSEVRGSTLVAADGSEAEVDAIVFGTGFHVTDMPIAERVVGADGRTLAETWKGGMEALRGASAPGFPNWMTIIGPNTGLGNSSMILMIESQLNYLADFVRQVDVLGGRVALDARPSAVHAWNHRVQERMKRTVWNTGGCTSWYLDASGRNTTIWPGTTAEFRRATRRVDLAEYDVLRIPATKTAEQKAGVDA; encoded by the coding sequence ATGGGCGAACGCGAACACGAACGCGAGCACGTGCGGGTCGCGGTGATCGGGTCCGGGTTCGGCGGGCTGGGGGCCGCCGTGCGGCTGCGCCGCGAGGGCGTCACCGACTTCGTCGTCCTGGAGCGGGCGAGCGGTGTCGGCGGGACCTGGCGGGACAACAGCTACCCGGGCTGCGCGTGTGACGTGCCGTCGCATCTGTACTCGTTCTCCTTCGCGCCCAACCCCGACTGGCCGCGCACCTTCTCGGGGCAGGAGCACATCCGCGCCTACCTGGAGCACGTGACGGACGCGTTCCGGCTGCGGCCGCACATCCGCTTCGACTCGGAGGTGAAGCGGATGGCGTGGAACGCCGAGCGGCTGTGCTGGGACATCGAGACCAGCAGCGGGAGTCTGTCGGCGGACATCGTCGTCTCCGCCACCGGGCCGCTGTCCGACCCGAAGGTGCCGGACATCCCCGGGCTCGACTCCTTCCCGGGCAAGGTCTTCCACTCCGCCCGCTGGGACCACGACTACGACCTGCGCGGCAAGCGCGTCGCGATGGTGGGGACGGGGGCCTCGGCCATCCAGATCGTGCCGGCCATCCAGCCCGAGGTGTCGCGGCTCACGCTCTTCCAGCGCACCCCGCCGTGGGTGATGCCCCGCGTCGACCGGGCCATCAGCGACGCCGAGCGGTGGCTCCACCGGCAGCTGCCCTTCACCTCGCAACTGCGGCGCGGACTGCTGTGGGGCATCCGGGAGTTGCAGGTGCAGGCGTTCACCAAGCGCCCGAACGAACTCGGTTTCGTCGAGCAGCTGGCCCGGCGCAACATGGCCCGTGCCGTCAAGGACCCGGCCCTGCGGGCGAAGCTCACCCCGGACTACCGCATCGGCTGCAAGCGGATCCTGCTGTCCAGCGAGTACTACCCGGCGCTCGCGCGGCCCAACGTCGACGTGGTCGCGAGCGGGCTGAGCGAGGTCCGCGGATCGACCCTCGTCGCCGCCGACGGCAGCGAGGCCGAGGTGGACGCGATCGTCTTCGGCACCGGGTTCCACGTCACCGACATGCCCATCGCCGAGCGGGTCGTGGGCGCCGACGGACGGACCCTCGCCGAGACCTGGAAGGGCGGCATGGAGGCCCTGCGCGGTGCCTCCGCGCCCGGCTTCCCGAACTGGATGACGATCATCGGGCCCAACACCGGCCTCGGGAACTCCTCGATGATCCTCATGATCGAGTCCCAGCTGAACTACCTGGCCGACTTCGTCCGCCAAGTCGACGTCCTCGGCGGCCGGGTCGCCCTCGACGCCCGGCCGAGCGCCGTACACGCCTGGAACCACCGGGTGCAGGAGCGCATGAAGCGGACCGTGTGGAACACCGGCGGCTGCACCAGCTGGTACCTCGACGCGAGCGGCCGCAACACCACCATCTGGCCCGGCACGACAGCCGAGTTCCGGCGGGCGACGCGGCGGGTGGACCTCGCGGAGTACGACGTCCTGCGGATCCCCGCGACGAAGACGGCTGAGCAGAAGGCCGGGGTGGACGCGTGA
- a CDS encoding MerR family transcriptional regulator: MAEKREYRMEELARLAGITVRTLRFYRERKLIPPPRREGRIAWYDDHHLNRLRTITALLERGHTLSGIAELAEAFDHGRDVGDLLGVGAPTEEEPVHLTPEELADHFAGEATPENLAAAMELGYLGTDGDEIVHISRRLLDVSSALVREGIPLAEVLGAAKQVRTHADALAELFTGLVLRHASEDDLPRLRPLARSVVEAELSLALDRRMREGER, translated from the coding sequence GTGGCCGAGAAGCGTGAATACCGCATGGAAGAGCTGGCCCGCCTGGCCGGGATCACGGTGCGCACCCTGCGCTTCTACCGCGAACGCAAGCTGATCCCGCCACCCCGCCGGGAAGGCCGTATCGCCTGGTACGACGACCACCACCTGAACCGGCTGCGCACGATCACGGCCCTGCTGGAACGCGGTCACACCCTCAGCGGCATCGCGGAGCTGGCGGAGGCCTTCGACCACGGCCGGGACGTCGGCGACCTGCTCGGCGTCGGCGCCCCCACCGAGGAGGAGCCGGTCCACCTCACCCCCGAGGAACTCGCCGACCACTTCGCGGGCGAGGCCACCCCCGAGAACCTCGCCGCCGCGATGGAGCTCGGCTACCTCGGCACCGACGGCGACGAGATCGTCCACATCAGCCGCCGCCTGCTGGACGTCTCCTCGGCCCTGGTCCGCGAGGGCATCCCCCTCGCGGAGGTCCTCGGCGCGGCCAAGCAGGTCCGCACCCACGCCGACGCCCTGGCCGAACTCTTCACCGGCCTGGTCCTGCGCCACGCCTCCGAGGACGACCTGCCCCGCCTGCGCCCGCTGGCCCGGAGCGTCGTGGAGGCGGAACTGTCCCTGGCCCTGGACCGCCGGATGCGTGAGGGCGAACGCTGA
- a CDS encoding exodeoxyribonuclease III has product MLTVTSVNVNGLRAAAKKGFVEWLAQTDADVLCLQEVRAEPEQLPGHVRDPEGWHVVHAPAAAKGRAGVSLYSRREPDRVRIGFGSAEFDGSGRYVEADLPGVTVASLYLPSGEVGTERQDEKERFMGEFLAHLKGLRERAAAEGREVLVCGDWNIAHQRADLKNWRGNTKNSGFLPEEREWLSQVFDPADGGYVDVVRALHPDTEGPYSWWSYRGRAFDNDTGWRIDYHVATPGLAGRAVKGFVERAATHAERWSDHAPVTVVYDR; this is encoded by the coding sequence GTGCTCACTGTGACCTCTGTGAATGTGAATGGGCTGCGTGCCGCCGCGAAGAAGGGCTTCGTGGAGTGGCTCGCGCAGACCGACGCCGACGTGCTGTGTCTCCAGGAGGTGCGGGCCGAGCCGGAGCAGTTGCCCGGGCACGTCCGTGACCCCGAGGGGTGGCATGTCGTGCACGCGCCGGCCGCCGCCAAGGGGCGGGCCGGGGTGTCCCTGTACAGCCGGCGTGAGCCCGACCGGGTCCGGATCGGGTTCGGGTCCGCCGAGTTCGACGGCAGCGGGCGGTACGTGGAGGCCGATCTGCCGGGGGTCACCGTCGCCTCGCTGTATCTGCCCTCGGGTGAGGTCGGGACCGAGCGGCAGGACGAGAAGGAGCGCTTCATGGGCGAGTTCCTCGCCCATCTGAAGGGGCTCCGGGAGCGGGCCGCCGCCGAGGGGCGTGAGGTCCTCGTCTGCGGCGACTGGAACATCGCCCACCAGCGGGCCGACCTGAAGAACTGGCGCGGCAACACCAAGAACTCCGGGTTCCTGCCCGAGGAGCGGGAGTGGCTGTCCCAGGTCTTCGATCCCGCGGACGGCGGGTACGTCGACGTCGTACGTGCGCTGCACCCGGACACCGAGGGGCCGTACTCGTGGTGGTCGTACCGCGGGCGGGCCTTCGACAACGACACCGGCTGGCGGATCGACTATCACGTGGCCACCCCGGGGCTCGCCGGGCGGGCGGTCAAGGGGTTCGTGGAGCGGGCCGCCACTCATGCGGAGCGGTGGTCCGATCACGCGCCGGTGACCGTCGTGTACGACCGCTAG
- a CDS encoding GNAT family N-acetyltransferase, producing the protein MHIRRVSFDHPDAVKLNDQVQAEYAVRYGDDGDATPMAATDFDPPNGIYLIAYDELGTPVASGGWRAQDANDEGNLDGDAELKRMYVIEQMRGRGLARRILAALEEDAREAGRVRMVLETGLKQPEAIALYTSSGYEPCAKFGYYRHHESSRCFAKSL; encoded by the coding sequence ATGCATATACGCCGGGTCTCCTTCGACCACCCCGACGCCGTGAAGCTGAACGACCAGGTCCAGGCCGAGTACGCCGTCCGCTACGGGGACGACGGCGATGCCACGCCCATGGCCGCCACGGACTTCGACCCGCCGAACGGCATCTACCTCATCGCGTACGACGAGCTCGGCACCCCCGTCGCCTCGGGCGGCTGGCGCGCTCAGGACGCGAACGACGAGGGCAACCTGGACGGCGACGCCGAGCTCAAGCGCATGTACGTGATCGAGCAGATGCGCGGCCGGGGCCTGGCCCGCCGCATCCTGGCCGCCCTGGAGGAGGACGCCCGCGAAGCCGGCCGCGTCCGCATGGTCCTGGAGACGGGCCTCAAGCAGCCGGAGGCCATAGCTCTGTACACGTCCAGCGGCTACGAGCCGTGTGCCAAGTTCGGCTACTACCGACACCACGAGTCGAGCCGCTGCTTCGCGAAGAGCCTCTGA
- the sepX gene encoding divisome protein SepX/GlpR, whose amino-acid sequence MSSSGLIYAVIVGAWAAYLVPMWLRRQDELNEARPTERFSTAIRLLSGKAAMERRYARDLRARSTEEEEQDADDLDAVTDSVDVRAFAVSKTRPQTQAPLPSPAPEQSARPAPGPNAEGDARGRGRVPAARRGPSPQASQASQAAAARARRSKVLARRRRTTTMLFLAFTLGAIVAAVGGLAFLWAPGVPAVMLSVYIAYLRSQERRRFAYQMDRRRAEAAAQRLRERQRQPRRRASTDEAADDPEEGPEPATDPGLSALAADRRALVEQTDHAEWVDQQRERQRRPGQGDSWEPVPVPLPTYVTAPVAPRATNDVDLAAPDTWSSARSSTVTPDHEDGAAPADSADPDGAEPRTQDRADGDGRSDARRAASARRARERGRTPLFDQYEDGDRPRAANE is encoded by the coding sequence GTGAGCAGCAGCGGCCTCATCTACGCAGTCATTGTCGGGGCCTGGGCCGCCTACTTGGTGCCGATGTGGCTCCGTAGGCAGGACGAGCTGAACGAGGCCCGTCCGACGGAACGCTTCAGCACCGCCATCCGGCTTCTGTCCGGAAAGGCGGCCATGGAGCGCCGGTACGCCAGGGACCTGCGGGCGCGCTCCACCGAGGAGGAGGAGCAGGACGCCGACGACCTGGACGCCGTCACCGACTCGGTGGACGTCCGGGCCTTCGCCGTGTCCAAGACGCGTCCGCAGACCCAGGCACCCCTCCCCTCGCCCGCCCCCGAGCAGTCGGCTCGCCCGGCGCCCGGGCCGAACGCGGAGGGCGACGCCCGCGGTCGGGGGCGTGTGCCCGCCGCCCGGCGCGGCCCGTCACCGCAGGCGAGCCAGGCGAGCCAGGCGGCCGCAGCGCGGGCCCGGCGCTCGAAGGTGCTCGCGCGCCGTCGGCGCACCACCACCATGCTGTTCCTCGCCTTCACCCTCGGCGCGATCGTCGCCGCGGTCGGGGGGCTCGCCTTCCTGTGGGCGCCCGGTGTGCCCGCCGTCATGCTCAGCGTGTACATCGCGTACCTGCGTTCCCAGGAGCGCCGCCGCTTCGCCTACCAGATGGACCGCCGCCGGGCCGAGGCCGCGGCCCAGCGGCTGCGGGAGCGCCAGCGGCAGCCCCGCCGGCGCGCCTCCACCGACGAAGCGGCCGACGACCCGGAGGAAGGACCCGAACCGGCGACCGACCCCGGCCTGTCGGCCCTCGCGGCGGACCGGCGCGCACTCGTCGAGCAGACCGACCACGCCGAGTGGGTCGACCAGCAGCGCGAGCGGCAGCGGCGGCCGGGGCAGGGCGACAGCTGGGAGCCGGTGCCGGTGCCCCTGCCGACCTATGTGACCGCACCCGTCGCGCCCCGGGCCACCAACGACGTGGACCTCGCAGCCCCCGACACCTGGAGCTCCGCGCGGTCGAGCACCGTCACCCCGGACCACGAGGACGGGGCGGCCCCCGCCGACAGCGCGGACCCCGACGGGGCGGAGCCCCGCACGCAGGACAGGGCGGACGGCGACGGGCGCAGTGACGCCCGTCGCGCGGCCTCCGCACGGCGGGCACGGGAGCGCGGCCGCACGCCCCTGTTCGACCAGTACGAGGACGGGGACCGGCCCCGGGCCGCCAACGAGTAG
- a CDS encoding GNAT family N-acetyltransferase, which translates to MVDGDIVLRPIKLRDQRAWREVNRRNRDWLRPWEATIPPPAPGGPLAHRPTFRQMVRHLRSEANAGRMLPFVIEYQGRLVGQLTVAGITWGSMCSGHVGYWVDEAVAGRGVMPTAVALVVDHCFRTVGLHRIEICIRPENGPSRRVVEKLGFREEGLRPRYLHIDGAWRDHLVFALTAEEVPDGLLRRWHRARSESNPGMRHHPGN; encoded by the coding sequence CTGGTGGACGGCGACATCGTCCTCAGGCCGATAAAGCTGCGCGACCAGCGGGCGTGGCGCGAGGTCAACCGGCGCAACCGCGACTGGCTGCGCCCCTGGGAGGCGACCATTCCGCCGCCTGCCCCCGGCGGGCCGCTCGCGCACCGGCCGACCTTCCGCCAGATGGTCCGCCACCTCAGGTCGGAGGCGAACGCGGGCCGGATGCTGCCCTTCGTCATCGAGTACCAGGGGCGGCTGGTGGGGCAGTTGACCGTGGCCGGAATCACCTGGGGCTCGATGTGCTCGGGGCATGTCGGCTACTGGGTGGACGAGGCGGTGGCCGGCCGCGGGGTGATGCCGACGGCGGTGGCGCTCGTCGTGGACCACTGTTTCCGCACGGTCGGGCTGCACCGCATCGAGATCTGCATTCGCCCCGAGAACGGGCCGAGCCGCCGGGTCGTGGAGAAACTCGGATTCCGTGAGGAGGGGCTCCGGCCGCGTTATCTCCACATCGACGGGGCCTGGCGCGACCACCTCGTCTTCGCGCTCACGGCGGAAGAGGTGCCGGACGGGTTGCTCAGGCGCTGGCACCGGGCACGATCGGAGAGTAATCCGGGAATGCGGCACCACCCCGGAAATTGA
- a CDS encoding MogA/MoaB family molybdenum cofactor biosynthesis protein, protein MTYRALVVTASNRAAAGIYEDKGGPLIAHALKGFGFQVDGPQIVPDGDPVEAALRAGVETGYDVIVTTGGTGISPTDRTPEATRRVIDHEVPGIAEAIRAFGRQKVPTAALSRGLAGVTGGTLIVNLPGSSGGVKDGLAVLEPLLVHAVEQLRGGDHPRPGSGGAS, encoded by the coding sequence ATGACCTACCGCGCTCTCGTCGTCACCGCCTCCAACCGGGCTGCCGCCGGGATCTACGAGGACAAGGGCGGCCCGCTGATCGCCCACGCCCTGAAGGGCTTCGGCTTCCAGGTCGACGGCCCGCAGATCGTCCCCGACGGCGACCCGGTGGAGGCGGCCCTGCGCGCCGGTGTCGAGACCGGCTACGACGTCATCGTCACCACCGGCGGTACGGGCATCTCGCCCACCGACCGCACCCCCGAGGCGACCCGCCGGGTCATCGACCACGAGGTCCCCGGCATCGCCGAGGCGATCCGGGCGTTCGGCCGTCAGAAGGTGCCGACCGCGGCGCTCTCCCGGGGCCTGGCCGGAGTGACGGGCGGGACGCTGATCGTCAACCTGCCCGGCTCCAGCGGCGGCGTGAAGGACGGACTGGCGGTGCTGGAGCCGCTGCTGGTCCACGCCGTCGAGCAGCTCCGCGGCGGTGACCACCCCAGACCCGGCAGTGGGGGTGCGAGCTGA
- the moaC gene encoding cyclic pyranopterin monophosphate synthase MoaC, which produces MSTQDPPTQDRLTHIDEAGAARMVDVSDKDVTARTARASGRVLVSPRVIELLRGEGVPKGDALATARIAGIMGAKRTPDLIPLCHPLSVSGVKLDLSVADDAVEILATVKTTDRTGVEMEALTAVSVAALTVIDMVKAVDKGAVITDVRVEEKTGGKSGDWSRA; this is translated from the coding sequence ATGAGCACGCAGGACCCCCCTACGCAGGACCGTCTGACGCACATCGACGAGGCGGGTGCCGCCCGCATGGTCGACGTGTCCGACAAGGACGTGACCGCGCGCACCGCCCGCGCCAGCGGACGCGTCCTCGTCTCGCCCCGCGTGATCGAGCTGCTGCGCGGCGAGGGCGTCCCCAAGGGCGACGCCCTCGCGACCGCGCGGATCGCCGGGATCATGGGCGCCAAACGCACTCCGGATCTGATCCCGCTCTGTCACCCCTTGTCGGTGTCCGGTGTGAAACTGGACCTGTCGGTCGCGGACGACGCGGTGGAGATCCTGGCCACCGTGAAGACGACCGACCGGACGGGCGTCGAGATGGAGGCCCTCACCGCGGTCTCCGTCGCCGCGCTCACCGTGATCGACATGGTCAAGGCGGTCGACAAGGGAGCGGTCATCACGGACGTGCGGGTGGAGGAGAAGACGGGCGGCAAGTCGGGCGACTGGAGCCGGGCATGA
- the glp gene encoding molybdotransferase-like divisome protein Glp — protein sequence MSSAAPRVTGQDHFGPDHLWSVEEHLEDILATVRPLEPIELHLLDAQGCVLVEDITVPVSLPPFDNSSMDGYAVRVADVAGASEEFPAALEVVGDVAAGQADLLHVGPGQAARIMTGAPLPPGAETVVPVEWTDGGLGEGPVRGMRARSLGPEGATGHVQVYRPAEARAHVRAKGSDVKAGDRALEAGTILGPPQIGLLAAIGRGTVRVHPRPRVVVLSTGSELVQPDAELGTGQIYDSNSFALTAAARDAGAIAYRVGAVADDAETLRSTIEDQLVRADLMVTTGGVSVGAYDVVKEALSHVADEDEAGSGIEFRKLAMQPGKPQGFGSIGPDHTPLLALPGNPVSSYVSFELFVRPAIRALMGLEDVHRPTTRARLTADKALTSPKGRRQFLRGRYDDGRVSPVGGAGSHLIAALAHADALIVVPEDTESVEPGAEVEVILLG from the coding sequence TTGAGCAGCGCCGCGCCCCGCGTCACCGGCCAGGACCACTTCGGCCCCGACCACCTGTGGTCGGTGGAGGAGCACCTGGAGGACATCCTCGCCACCGTCCGCCCCCTGGAACCCATCGAGCTGCATCTGCTCGACGCCCAGGGCTGCGTCCTCGTCGAGGACATCACGGTGCCGGTGTCCCTGCCGCCCTTCGACAACAGCTCGATGGACGGCTACGCCGTACGGGTCGCGGACGTGGCGGGCGCGAGCGAGGAGTTCCCGGCGGCCCTGGAGGTCGTCGGGGACGTCGCCGCGGGCCAGGCCGACCTGCTCCATGTGGGCCCCGGCCAGGCCGCCCGCATCATGACCGGCGCCCCGCTGCCGCCCGGCGCCGAGACGGTCGTGCCCGTCGAGTGGACCGACGGCGGGCTCGGCGAGGGTCCGGTGCGCGGCATGCGCGCCCGCAGCCTCGGCCCCGAGGGCGCCACCGGGCACGTGCAGGTGTACCGACCGGCCGAGGCCCGCGCGCACGTGCGCGCGAAGGGCAGTGACGTGAAGGCCGGCGACCGCGCCCTGGAGGCCGGTACGATCCTCGGCCCGCCCCAGATCGGCCTGCTCGCCGCGATCGGCCGCGGCACGGTGCGCGTGCACCCGCGCCCGCGCGTGGTGGTGCTCTCCACCGGCAGCGAACTCGTCCAGCCCGACGCGGAACTGGGCACCGGTCAGATCTACGACTCCAACAGCTTCGCCCTCACCGCCGCCGCGCGCGACGCCGGCGCCATCGCCTATCGCGTGGGCGCCGTCGCCGACGACGCCGAGACCCTGCGCTCCACCATCGAGGACCAGCTGGTCCGCGCCGACCTGATGGTCACCACCGGTGGCGTGAGCGTCGGGGCGTACGACGTCGTCAAGGAGGCCCTGTCCCACGTCGCCGACGAGGACGAGGCGGGCAGCGGCATCGAGTTCCGCAAGCTCGCCATGCAGCCCGGAAAGCCCCAGGGCTTCGGCTCCATCGGCCCCGACCACACCCCGCTGCTGGCCCTGCCCGGCAACCCGGTGTCGTCGTACGTCTCCTTCGAACTGTTCGTCCGCCCCGCGATCCGCGCCCTCATGGGCCTTGAGGACGTCCACCGGCCGACGACCCGGGCGAGGCTGACCGCGGACAAGGCGCTGACCTCCCCGAAGGGCCGCCGCCAGTTCCTGCGCGGCAGGTACGACGACGGCCGGGTGAGCCCGGTCGGCGGCGCCGGATCCCACCTGATCGCGGCCCTCGCCCACGCCGACGCGCTGATCGTCGTCCCCGAGGACACCGAGTCCGTCGAGCCCGGCGCCGAGGTCGAGGTGATCCTGCTCGGCTGA
- the galU gene encoding UTP--glucose-1-phosphate uridylyltransferase GalU: protein MTQSHPRISKAVIPAAGLGTRFLPATKATPKEMLPVVDKPAIQYVVEEAVAAGLDDVLMVTGRNKRPLEDHFDRNYELESALQKKGDAGRLAKVQESSDLATMHYVRQGDPKGLGHAVLCAAPHVGDEPFAVLLGDDLIDPRDPLLQRMVEVQEQRGGSVIALMEVAPEQIHLYGCAAVETTEDSDVVQVSGLVEKPDPADAPSNYAIIGRYVLDPHIFDILRRTEPGRGGEIQLTDALQQLAEDEKIGGPVHGVVFKGRRYDTGDRGDYLRAIVRLACEREDLGPDFRTWLRSYVAEEM from the coding sequence ATGACTCAGTCGCACCCTCGGATCAGCAAGGCTGTCATTCCAGCAGCAGGCCTCGGCACCCGGTTCCTGCCGGCCACCAAAGCCACTCCCAAGGAGATGCTGCCGGTCGTCGACAAGCCGGCGATCCAGTACGTGGTCGAGGAGGCCGTCGCGGCGGGTCTCGACGACGTCCTCATGGTGACGGGCCGCAACAAGCGCCCCCTCGAGGACCACTTCGACCGCAACTACGAGCTGGAGTCGGCGCTGCAGAAGAAGGGCGACGCCGGCCGCCTCGCCAAGGTGCAGGAGTCAAGCGACCTCGCGACCATGCACTACGTCCGCCAGGGCGACCCCAAGGGCCTCGGCCACGCCGTCCTGTGCGCCGCCCCGCACGTGGGTGACGAGCCCTTCGCCGTCCTCCTCGGCGACGACCTGATCGACCCCCGCGACCCCCTGCTCCAGCGCATGGTCGAGGTCCAGGAGCAGCGCGGCGGCAGCGTCATCGCGCTCATGGAGGTCGCCCCGGAGCAGATCCACCTCTACGGCTGCGCGGCCGTCGAAACCACCGAGGACAGCGACGTCGTCCAGGTCAGCGGCCTCGTCGAGAAGCCCGACCCGGCCGACGCCCCGTCGAACTACGCGATCATCGGCCGCTACGTCCTCGACCCGCACATCTTCGACATACTGCGCCGGACCGAGCCGGGCCGCGGCGGTGAGATCCAGCTCACGGACGCCCTCCAGCAGCTCGCCGAAGACGAGAAGATCGGCGGCCCGGTGCACGGCGTCGTCTTCAAGGGCCGCCGTTATGACACCGGCGACCGCGGCGACTACCTGCGTGCCATTGTCCGACTCGCGTGCGAACGTGAAGACCTGGGCCCGGACTTCCGGACCTGGCTTCGCAGTTACGTAGCCGAGGAGATGTAA
- a CDS encoding 5-formyltetrahydrofolate cyclo-ligase: protein MSHIGRPGEPDKRSLRREILAVRNRLTADDLRETSAALAGRALELPELARAGTVAAYVSVGSEPGTLALLDALRARGVRVLLPALLPDNDLDWGLYEGERSLARVQHGGRMALFEPAGERLGPDAVTTADAVLLPGLAVDTRGMRLGRGGGSYDRVLARLERAGVRPALVVLLYDSEVVGHVPEEPHDRPVHAVVTPSGVRRFGPET from the coding sequence TTGAGTCACATCGGACGTCCGGGCGAGCCTGACAAGCGGAGTTTGCGGCGCGAGATCCTCGCGGTGAGGAACAGGTTGACGGCGGATGACCTGCGGGAAACCTCGGCCGCGCTGGCCGGGCGGGCGCTGGAGCTGCCCGAGTTGGCGCGGGCCGGCACGGTGGCGGCGTACGTCTCCGTGGGGAGCGAACCGGGGACGCTCGCGCTCCTGGACGCGCTGCGCGCCCGGGGCGTACGCGTCCTGCTCCCGGCCCTGCTGCCCGACAACGACCTCGACTGGGGCCTCTACGAGGGCGAGCGCTCGCTCGCGCGCGTCCAACACGGCGGCAGAATGGCCCTCTTCGAGCCCGCGGGCGAGCGCCTCGGGCCGGACGCCGTGACCACCGCCGACGCCGTGCTGCTGCCGGGGCTGGCGGTCGACACGCGCGGGATGCGGCTGGGGCGCGGCGGCGGCTCGTACGACCGTGTGCTGGCGCGGCTGGAGCGGGCGGGGGTGCGTCCCGCGCTGGTGGTGCTGTTGTACGACTCGGAGGTGGTCGGGCACGTCCCGGAGGAGCCGCACGACCGGCCGGTGCACGCGGTGGTGACGCCGTCGGGGGTGCGGCGGTTCGGGCCGGAGACCTGA